A portion of the Calothrix sp. 336/3 genome contains these proteins:
- a CDS encoding mechanosensitive ion channel: protein MNITWQNITQVIDRGSEKTLDIFLAQSPTLTTEQTNDFSNYGQKIVQQVSDYAPRLIAAFFILVVGLLAAFIAASLIKALLNRTNIDNRIAAGIAGRDVPQVEKFVSTLVFWSVLLFTLVAILETLELRVASQPLNSFLTQISDFLPKLVGAGFLLGIAWLVATLVKMITIRGLDTLRLDQRLRDPEDNISLNQLSVSETIGNALYWFVFLLFIVPVLDTLQLKEALQPVQSLITQILSILPNILAAVLIAGVGWFFANIVRRIVTNLLSTTGIDHLGSRFGISAAGGVQSLSTIVGTIVYVLILIPVAIAALNALKIEAISLPAIAMLQQIMNALPSIFTAAAILILAYFFGRFLSDLATTILTSIGFNNIFSILGLPSPRQTVSDNISEEGTVPPSVARTPSEVAGIIVLVGIMLFATVAAVNILNIPALTTLVTGVVIIMGRILAGLVVFAIGLFLANLAFNIITSSGNAQARILGQVARIAIIALVSAMALQQIGVAPDIVNLAFGLLLGAIAVAIALAFGLGTRDIAREQVQEWLASFKSKN from the coding sequence ATGAATATAACTTGGCAAAATATTACCCAAGTCATAGATAGGGGTTCGGAGAAGACGTTGGATATATTTTTAGCACAATCTCCTACCCTGACTACGGAGCAAACAAACGATTTCAGTAATTATGGGCAAAAAATAGTACAACAGGTGAGTGACTATGCGCCACGTTTAATTGCTGCTTTCTTCATTTTAGTTGTAGGTTTGCTGGCTGCTTTTATTGCGGCAAGTCTGATAAAAGCTCTATTAAATCGTACCAACATAGATAATCGCATTGCCGCAGGTATTGCTGGTAGGGATGTTCCCCAGGTGGAGAAGTTTGTCTCTACTTTGGTATTTTGGAGTGTCTTGTTGTTTACGTTGGTAGCGATTCTGGAGACTCTAGAATTGCGGGTTGCTTCCCAACCTTTAAATAGCTTTCTGACGCAGATTAGTGATTTTCTGCCGAAGTTAGTGGGTGCGGGATTTTTGCTAGGTATTGCTTGGCTGGTGGCAACCCTGGTAAAAATGATTACGATTCGGGGACTAGATACTTTGCGTCTAGATCAGCGTTTGCGAGATCCCGAAGATAATATCAGTTTAAATCAGCTTTCTGTCAGCGAAACCATTGGAAATGCCCTGTATTGGTTTGTTTTTCTGCTTTTTATTGTGCCAGTTTTGGACACTTTGCAATTAAAAGAAGCATTACAACCAGTACAAAGTCTGATTACACAGATTCTGTCAATTCTGCCGAATATTCTGGCAGCAGTTTTGATTGCTGGGGTTGGTTGGTTTTTTGCAAATATCGTCAGACGGATTGTCACGAATCTGTTATCAACTACAGGTATTGACCATTTAGGTAGTCGTTTTGGGATTTCAGCAGCAGGTGGAGTGCAATCATTATCGACAATTGTCGGTACGATTGTCTATGTATTGATTTTAATTCCCGTAGCGATCGCCGCCCTCAATGCTTTAAAGATTGAGGCAATTTCCTTACCTGCGATCGCCATGTTGCAACAGATAATGAATGCTTTACCGAGCATCTTTACTGCGGCGGCTATTTTGATTCTCGCCTATTTCTTTGGTCGTTTTCTCTCCGATTTAGCGACTACGATTCTGACGAGTATCGGTTTTAACAACATTTTCAGTATTCTCGGTTTACCATCTCCGAGACAAACAGTTTCAGACAATATTTCTGAGGAGGGAACAGTTCCCCCTTCGGTAGCTCGTACACCTTCAGAGGTAGCAGGGATTATTGTCTTAGTGGGTATCATGCTGTTTGCTACCGTTGCAGCAGTCAATATCCTGAACATCCCAGCCTTGACGACCCTGGTGACAGGTGTTGTGATTATCATGGGGCGGATTTTAGCTGGATTGGTGGTATTCGCGATCGGTTTATTCCTTGCCAACTTGGCTTTTAATATCATTACTAGTTCCGGTAATGCCCAAGCTCGTATTTTAGGACAAGTTGCCCGCATTGCGATTATCGCTTTGGTTTCCGCCATGGCACTACAACAAATCGGTGTCGCACCGGATATCGTCAATTTAGCCTTTGGTTTGTTACTGGGGGCGATCGCTGTGGCAATTGCCCTTGCTTTTGGTTTAGGTACAAGGGATATTGCTAGGGAGCAAGTACAAGAGTGGTTAGCTTCTTTTAAAAGTAAAAACTGA
- a CDS encoding PhzF family phenazine biosynthesis protein → MTSGTLYRLSAFTTTPQGGNPAGVWVGEVLPEPETMQRIAAEVGFSETAFVAPTVGYDRTIRYYSPEAEVSFCGHATIATGVVLGENNGEGTYQLATSVGIVPVSVCQRDGNYEASLTSVEPRYTPAPSTLVNEALSALGWTQDDLDGSIPPARAYAGAWHLVLAVAKEQRLAELNYDFETLKALMLRDGLTTLQLVWRESATVFHSRNPFPVGGIVEDPATGAGAAALGGYLRGAELMTAPTTILIRQGEAMGRPSQLIVDIPVSGGIVVTGKAIRI, encoded by the coding sequence ATGACTTCAGGAACACTTTATCGCCTGTCAGCATTTACTACGACTCCCCAGGGGGGCAACCCTGCTGGTGTTTGGGTTGGAGAAGTGCTTCCCGAACCGGAAACTATGCAGCGCATTGCAGCTGAGGTGGGCTTTTCTGAGACAGCTTTCGTTGCTCCTACCGTCGGATATGACCGAACGATTCGTTACTATAGCCCTGAGGCGGAAGTCTCATTTTGTGGACATGCCACCATTGCCACCGGGGTGGTGTTGGGGGAGAACAATGGAGAAGGTACTTATCAATTAGCAACCTCCGTTGGGATAGTACCCGTCAGCGTTTGCCAGCGAGACGGTAATTATGAAGCATCACTGACTTCCGTCGAGCCAAGGTATACACCAGCACCTAGTACTCTAGTCAACGAGGCTCTCTCGGCATTGGGGTGGACACAGGATGATCTGGATGGCTCAATTCCTCCCGCCAGAGCCTACGCTGGGGCATGGCATTTAGTATTAGCTGTTGCGAAGGAGCAACGCCTAGCAGAACTCAACTATGATTTTGAGACACTCAAGGCACTTATGCTTCGTGATGGTTTGACGACGCTGCAACTAGTTTGGCGTGAAAGTGCTACCGTTTTCCACTCCCGTAATCCTTTTCCTGTGGGGGGTATTGTGGAAGATCCAGCTACAGGTGCGGGTGCTGCTGCTCTTGGAGGCTATCTACGAGGGGCTGAACTCATGACAGCGCCAACTACTATCCTAATTCGTCAGGGAGAAGCGATGGGTCGCCCTAGCCAGTTGATAGTGGATATACCTGTTAGTGGCGGAATTGTTGTAACGGGTAAGGCGATTCGGATTTAA
- a CDS encoding caspase family protein, which translates to MNVIQNNETPTPVQTNTGFERNLAFVIGINNYQSGISPLKTAVNDAKEIIKVLREKHGYEVWVCLDEVATLSNLNKFLEKTLPENLTENDRLLFYFAGHGVALNGDEGPAGYLIPQDAKQGDTNSYLPMTKLHDALSQLPCRHFLGILDCCFAGAFRWSSTRDFLAPSEVIYQERYDRFIRDAAWQIITSSASDQKALDNFKLDTERGEVGNHSPFAAALLEALAGAADSYPPAKNCQSAGDGVITATELYLYLRDRVEIPTEKSNMRQTPGIWCLNKHDKGEYIFLSPSHELNLPPAPPLDESKNPYRGLNSFEEEHSELFFGRSQLVDKLQDFVKTNPLTVVLGASGSGKSSLVKAGLIPKLKQETSQKWYILPTIRPGETPFQAFNKALIDGGLSTVELENRQKTLAQSVGNWVKNNPNSKLLLFIDQTEEIITLCKNEHERKEFFQQILTAINAHRHQLRVILTLRSDFESQVRDAGLKFVCEELNLGNTFLQRRWQNGRFIVPAMTRSQLREAIEKPAISRVMYFQPNDLVEQLIDEVADMPGALPLLSFALSELFLKYLKRQRNAEFNQGKNIDRALTQADYQELGGVMRSLTQRADEEYEALVRENPDYESVIRHVMLRMVAIGGGELARRRVPLSELQYPPEKDNLVKEVIKRFSIARLLVEGQDSEGNPYVEPAHDALVRGWEKLLVWKQKEEENLILQRRLTPAAEEWKIQQQPRFLWNGNPRLDLLKKELNSRDNWFNTVETEFVERSVKRKTFNTRLYWGIAVSVMLGLSGLSIWALSEQRKAVIDQIKTSRQASETGLRTNNFNLETLIQSLQAAKSRKNWLLQVNAPDKQLQEQIIATLRKAVYLNREDKRWQVPEGEIVKATFVSQEFKLLVTTANNERTICLRDLEKSTKQCQELANDIGLITKAEFSPDGKKIAWEKQDSTGFQIWNWGNGQFYDYRLSNPSSRFRFTPDSQALAFMGNTQNGQSFVSRWNWENNQVDSLVEPGNISNFNFTPSGNLLVTTTAKTKDDKQTLNLWERNSGWKSLAKFPVGFSTVDLNIISPDGQSLVMSYGSGRSIGATTELWKVGEETPIRLSAAPIVSYSADGKHLAVGDNDGTVKFFQSGSQFLELKGHQGLIYSLNFSPDAKQLITVGNDNTIRLWNLDTEIDIQPEKQLPNPIQKISFSPDSKQIATLEAGTIHLWDISSGQQLREFSERKYSEESQLIFHPQGKQLAIIEPNDQSNTIHLLNLSSGKVSQLPGEYLSVSGLSFSPNGKRLAIFENVSHETEDTGSLRLLDLTKQKEQKTGWNLKSSETIWKSDSKGNEQILAARADVLHTVDNVEVWNTLSNKQLASLFVGRGTMRDLSQISFNRDGSLVALSFGWETKLWDWQNNQSISFIHSSENNEVKFSKISPDGKILAVVDQQDKVKLLYLGGFEELVTRGCKQVRDYLQNNPNVSESDRHLCEK; encoded by the coding sequence ATGAATGTGATTCAAAATAATGAAACTCCTACTCCGGTACAGACAAATACTGGATTTGAGCGCAACTTAGCATTTGTTATCGGGATTAATAATTATCAGAGCGGTATTTCTCCTTTAAAAACAGCCGTTAACGATGCCAAAGAAATTATCAAAGTTCTGCGGGAAAAGCATGGCTACGAGGTTTGGGTATGTTTAGATGAAGTCGCTACCCTGAGTAACTTAAATAAATTTTTAGAAAAAACATTACCAGAAAACCTTACCGAAAATGACCGTTTATTATTCTATTTTGCTGGTCATGGAGTGGCGCTAAATGGGGATGAAGGTCCTGCTGGTTACTTAATTCCCCAGGATGCCAAACAGGGTGATACTAATAGTTATCTACCGATGACAAAGCTTCACGATGCCTTGAGTCAATTACCCTGTCGGCATTTTTTAGGAATACTTGATTGCTGTTTTGCTGGTGCTTTTCGCTGGTCGAGTACGCGAGATTTCTTAGCACCATCAGAGGTGATTTATCAAGAACGCTATGACCGTTTTATTCGGGATGCCGCATGGCAAATTATTACTTCCTCCGCTTCCGACCAAAAAGCCTTAGACAACTTTAAATTAGATACAGAGCGGGGTGAGGTGGGTAATCATTCCCCCTTTGCTGCGGCTTTATTAGAAGCGTTAGCAGGTGCAGCAGATAGTTATCCACCAGCCAAAAATTGTCAATCTGCGGGAGATGGGGTAATTACAGCCACAGAATTATATTTATATTTGCGCGATCGCGTGGAAATTCCCACAGAAAAATCTAACATGCGGCAAACACCGGGGATATGGTGTTTAAACAAACATGATAAAGGTGAGTATATTTTTCTTTCTCCTAGTCACGAGTTAAATTTACCACCAGCACCGCCTTTAGATGAGTCAAAAAATCCCTACCGTGGTTTAAATTCCTTTGAGGAAGAACACAGCGAATTATTTTTCGGGAGGAGCCAATTAGTTGACAAATTACAAGATTTCGTCAAAACTAATCCTCTCACGGTTGTCCTCGGTGCTAGTGGTTCCGGTAAATCGAGTTTGGTGAAAGCTGGATTAATTCCCAAATTAAAACAAGAAACCAGCCAAAAATGGTACATATTACCAACAATTCGTCCCGGAGAAACACCTTTCCAAGCTTTCAATAAAGCCCTGATTGACGGGGGATTATCAACAGTAGAATTAGAAAATAGACAAAAAACTCTGGCTCAAAGTGTTGGCAACTGGGTAAAAAATAATCCTAATTCCAAATTATTACTATTCATTGACCAAACTGAGGAAATAATTACCCTCTGTAAAAATGAGCATGAGCGTAAAGAATTTTTCCAACAAATACTAACTGCTATTAATGCCCATCGCCATCAATTACGGGTAATATTAACCCTCCGTTCCGACTTTGAATCCCAAGTTAGAGATGCAGGTTTAAAATTTGTCTGCGAAGAACTGAACTTAGGAAACACATTTTTACAAAGACGTTGGCAAAACGGACGATTTATTGTTCCAGCAATGACGCGATCGCAACTGCGAGAAGCCATCGAAAAACCCGCTATTTCACGGGTAATGTATTTTCAACCGAACGATTTAGTTGAACAATTAATAGATGAGGTTGCAGATATGCCAGGAGCCTTACCCCTCCTATCCTTTGCCTTGAGCGAACTATTTTTGAAATATCTCAAACGCCAGCGTAACGCAGAGTTTAATCAAGGTAAAAATATTGACCGCGCCCTCACCCAAGCAGATTATCAAGAGTTAGGGGGAGTAATGCGATCGCTCACCCAACGAGCTGATGAGGAATATGAGGCGCTAGTTAGAGAAAATCCAGACTACGAGTCAGTTATCCGTCATGTGATGCTGCGAATGGTGGCGATCGGTGGGGGTGAGTTAGCCCGTAGACGTGTACCATTGTCAGAATTACAATATCCGCCAGAGAAAGATAATTTAGTTAAAGAAGTAATTAAGCGGTTTAGCATAGCTAGATTGCTAGTGGAAGGACAAGATTCGGAGGGTAATCCCTACGTAGAACCTGCCCATGATGCTTTGGTGCGGGGTTGGGAAAAGTTATTAGTTTGGAAGCAAAAGGAAGAAGAAAATTTAATTTTGCAACGGCGGTTAACACCTGCTGCGGAGGAATGGAAAATCCAGCAACAACCAAGGTTTCTTTGGAATGGAAATCCACGTCTTGATTTGTTGAAAAAGGAACTTAATTCCCGTGACAACTGGTTCAACACAGTAGAAACTGAGTTTGTTGAGCGTAGTGTCAAGCGAAAAACTTTTAATACTCGTTTGTATTGGGGTATTGCAGTCAGCGTTATGCTGGGATTGAGTGGGCTATCTATTTGGGCTTTAAGCGAACAAAGAAAGGCAGTCATTGATCAAATCAAAACTTCTAGACAAGCTTCGGAAACTGGCTTACGCACAAACAATTTTAATCTAGAGACTCTAATTCAAAGCTTACAGGCTGCTAAATCTCGAAAAAACTGGCTTTTGCAAGTTAATGCTCCCGACAAACAGCTACAAGAGCAAATCATTGCCACCTTACGCAAAGCAGTTTATCTCAATCGAGAAGACAAACGTTGGCAAGTACCTGAAGGTGAAATAGTCAAAGCTACATTTGTCAGCCAAGAATTCAAGCTATTGGTGACGACTGCAAACAATGAACGTACCATCTGTTTGCGAGACTTAGAAAAAAGTACTAAGCAGTGTCAAGAATTAGCAAACGATATTGGTTTGATAACTAAAGCCGAGTTTAGCCCTGATGGCAAGAAAATAGCTTGGGAGAAACAAGATTCTACAGGTTTTCAGATCTGGAACTGGGGAAATGGGCAGTTTTATGATTATCGCCTATCGAATCCTTCAAGTCGATTCCGTTTCACACCCGATAGCCAAGCACTAGCTTTTATGGGTAATACTCAGAATGGGCAATCTTTCGTCTCTCGCTGGAACTGGGAAAACAACCAGGTAGACTCATTAGTAGAACCAGGGAATATATCAAATTTTAATTTCACACCTAGTGGCAATCTACTGGTGACAACTACTGCTAAAACTAAAGATGATAAACAGACTCTCAATCTATGGGAACGCAATTCTGGATGGAAAAGCTTGGCTAAATTTCCAGTGGGATTTTCAACTGTTGACCTTAATATCATTAGTCCTGATGGTCAGAGCTTAGTAATGAGCTATGGTTCTGGAAGAAGTATCGGTGCTACTACTGAGTTGTGGAAGGTGGGAGAGGAGACTCCAATAAGATTAAGCGCTGCTCCGATTGTGAGTTATAGCGCTGATGGCAAACATCTAGCTGTTGGTGATAATGACGGTACGGTAAAATTCTTTCAGTCTGGTAGCCAATTCCTAGAATTAAAAGGTCATCAAGGTTTAATCTATAGTCTCAATTTTAGCCCTGATGCTAAACAGCTAATTACAGTAGGGAATGATAATACTATCCGACTATGGAATTTAGACACAGAGATTGATATTCAACCAGAGAAACAACTGCCGAACCCTATTCAGAAAATAAGTTTTAGTCCCGATAGCAAGCAGATAGCAACTCTAGAAGCAGGAACAATCCACTTGTGGGATATTTCATCAGGTCAACAATTGAGAGAATTTTCCGAAAGAAAGTACAGCGAGGAAAGTCAACTAATTTTTCATCCCCAGGGTAAACAACTCGCAATCATTGAACCCAATGATCAAAGCAATACTATCCACTTATTGAATTTGTCATCAGGTAAGGTATCGCAATTACCTGGTGAGTATCTCTCAGTGAGTGGCTTGAGCTTCAGTCCAAATGGTAAGCGTTTAGCAATTTTTGAAAATGTTAGTCATGAAACTGAGGATACGGGTAGCTTGCGTTTATTAGATTTGACAAAACAAAAAGAGCAAAAAACTGGTTGGAATCTGAAGTCAAGCGAAACAATTTGGAAATCTGATAGCAAGGGAAATGAGCAAATACTGGCTGCTAGAGCTGATGTTCTACATACTGTTGACAATGTTGAAGTCTGGAATACTCTTTCCAATAAGCAGTTGGCATCTTTGTTTGTAGGTAGGGGAACGATGCGCGATCTGAGCCAAATTAGCTTTAATCGCGATGGTAGTTTAGTTGCGCTCAGTTTCGGATGGGAAACAAAATTGTGGGATTGGCAAAATAACCAATCGATTAGTTTTATACACAGTTCGGAAAATAATGAGGTTAAATTTAGCAAAATTAGCCCAGATGGAAAGATTTTAGCGGTTGTTGACCAGCAAGATAAAGTTAAGCTGCTGTATCTCGGAGGATTTGAGGAATTAGTCACACGAGGTTGCAAGCAAGTGCGCGATTATCTGCAAAATAACCCCAATGTTTCCGAGAGCGATCGCCATCTCTGTGAAAAATAA
- a CDS encoding caspase family protein yields MANIYALLVGIDNYAAPVSPLRGCINDVKAIAEYLQTRVETTGWNLHLKVLQDEAATRQGIIDGFRQHLCQATSNDVALFYYSGHGSQEPAPREFWEFQPEKLNETLVCYDSRLPGGWDLADKELAKLIAEVGQKNPHITLILDCCHSGTGTRNPFQETAVREFTPDVRVRPLESFIFSQEEIQRLRAGEGKLNQQESGWSLPRGKHILFASCKNSETAKEYQVNGEHRGAFCYFLTETLKQIPGNLTYRDLFKRINASVRSQIKQQSPQLEATDSKELEQLFLGGSVGDRLPYYTVSHHKQYGWVIDGGAVHGVPRPQGGETMHLALFPITAQAENLRQLSQKLTEAQVVEVLPQLSQIAITGAINLDKEQTFKAVITSLPLPPKGVRFIGDSSGVQLLQQALKNIDNAQPSPYLREVGDNETAAFKVIARNGEYIITRPADGVSLVSEIPDYTPASATKVIQRLEHITRWQNLSELSSPANSRISADAIQLEIYHNNQVISDSQIQFNYYQDDSGKWKKPTFKIKLKNTSDETLYCALLNLTEKFAINAGFFEAGYVKLEPNQQVWAFGGKAIPAGVPDDVWQQGITEYQDILKLIVCTNEFDARLLEQDQLDLPRKKYTQRSARASTLNRLMSRWQSRDFILDESGDEEYDDWVATQIITKTIRPLETIHIPNSGNGVSLGTGVVLKPHPHFQGTARLTSISPSERSDNYYLPPLLRENSQPFDLTNTRGIEPNANALELTAVDAAAIATVTRENPLKLIVDTSLAPGENVLPLAYDGEFYLPLGVGYSHYGKTEIRLEQLPTPENLDNPDERSLKSAFKIYFQKVASTTLGFEFSYPQLSVAKVTANEKVNYETNFIAVKQEVAKAEKIVVFIHGIIGDTAGLIPGMHKAKVMFAGQEKPLGEMYDLILAFDYENLNTSIEDNARLLKQRLEAVGLGEGHGKELHIVAHSMGGLISRWFIEREGGNKIVNHLVMLGTPNGGSPWSTVQDWAMMLLTLGLNGISTVALPVKVLGTLLGSLETIDIALDQMKPGSEVLKSLATSPDPGIPYTIIAGNNSVNSVAGETKKIQQLMAKLQNKCIDLVFLSQVNDIAVTVSSITSVNNQRSPQPQIYEVTCNHLNYFSDRAGLTALTNALLASSTINQR; encoded by the coding sequence ATGGCTAATATTTACGCTTTATTGGTAGGGATTGATAACTACGCTGCACCTGTGAGTCCACTTCGGGGTTGCATCAATGATGTTAAGGCGATCGCGGAATATTTACAAACACGAGTTGAAACCACAGGGTGGAATTTACACTTAAAAGTTCTCCAAGACGAAGCTGCCACCCGTCAAGGAATTATTGATGGTTTTCGTCAACATTTGTGTCAAGCAACCAGTAATGATGTTGCCCTATTCTATTACAGTGGTCATGGTTCCCAAGAACCAGCACCGCGAGAATTTTGGGAATTTCAACCCGAAAAGCTCAATGAAACCCTCGTCTGTTATGACAGTCGTTTACCAGGGGGTTGGGATTTAGCTGATAAGGAATTAGCTAAGTTAATTGCAGAGGTAGGGCAAAAGAATCCCCACATTACCTTGATTTTAGATTGTTGTCATTCCGGTACGGGAACAAGAAACCCATTTCAGGAAACCGCAGTGCGGGAATTTACCCCTGATGTACGTGTACGTCCCCTGGAGAGCTTTATCTTTTCCCAGGAAGAGATTCAACGTTTGCGTGCGGGAGAAGGCAAATTAAACCAGCAAGAATCAGGTTGGAGTTTACCGAGGGGCAAACATATTCTCTTCGCATCCTGTAAAAATTCCGAAACCGCCAAGGAATATCAAGTAAATGGCGAACATCGTGGTGCATTTTGTTACTTTCTGACCGAAACCCTGAAACAAATTCCCGGAAATCTCACCTATCGAGATTTGTTTAAACGTATCAATGCCTCAGTCAGAAGTCAAATTAAACAACAATCACCCCAATTAGAAGCAACAGACAGCAAGGAATTAGAGCAATTATTTTTAGGTGGTTCTGTTGGCGATCGCCTACCCTACTATACTGTTTCCCATCACAAACAATATGGTTGGGTAATTGATGGTGGTGCAGTACATGGTGTACCCCGTCCCCAGGGTGGAGAAACTATGCATTTGGCACTATTTCCCATCACAGCCCAAGCTGAAAATTTACGCCAGTTATCCCAGAAGCTTACAGAAGCACAAGTAGTGGAAGTTTTACCCCAATTAAGTCAAATCGCCATCACCGGGGCTATAAATTTAGACAAAGAACAAACTTTCAAAGCTGTCATTACTAGCTTACCTTTACCACCCAAGGGTGTACGCTTTATTGGCGATTCCTCAGGAGTACAATTATTACAACAAGCATTAAAAAATATTGATAACGCCCAACCTTCCCCATATCTGCGTGAAGTTGGCGACAATGAAACCGCCGCATTTAAAGTTATCGCCAGAAACGGAGAATATATCATTACCCGACCTGCTGACGGTGTATCCCTAGTTAGCGAAATTCCTGATTATACCCCAGCTAGCGCCACCAAAGTCATTCAACGTCTCGAACATATTACCCGATGGCAAAACTTAAGTGAACTTTCTAGCCCTGCTAATAGTCGGATTAGTGCAGATGCCATTCAACTAGAAATTTATCACAACAATCAAGTTATATCAGATAGCCAAATTCAATTCAATTATTATCAAGATGATAGCGGCAAATGGAAAAAACCAACTTTCAAAATTAAGCTCAAAAATACCAGTGACGAAACCCTGTATTGTGCATTACTCAACCTGACGGAAAAATTTGCGATTAATGCCGGCTTTTTTGAAGCAGGTTATGTGAAACTCGAACCCAACCAACAAGTTTGGGCTTTTGGTGGAAAAGCGATTCCTGCGGGTGTTCCCGATGATGTCTGGCAACAGGGAATTACCGAATATCAAGATATTCTTAAACTCATCGTTTGCACCAATGAATTTGATGCGAGATTACTAGAGCAAGATCAACTCGATTTACCCCGTAAAAAATATACTCAACGCAGTGCGCGAGCAAGTACCCTCAACCGTTTAATGAGTCGCTGGCAATCTCGTGATTTTATTCTGGATGAATCCGGTGATGAGGAATATGATGATTGGGTTGCAACTCAAATTATCACTAAAACCATCCGTCCCCTGGAAACTATACATATCCCCAATTCCGGTAACGGGGTATCTTTAGGTACAGGAGTTGTATTAAAACCCCATCCTCACTTTCAAGGAACAGCTCGTTTAACCAGTATTTCCCCATCCGAGAGAAGTGATAACTATTACTTACCACCCTTGCTGCGGGAAAACTCCCAACCCTTTGATTTAACCAACACTAGGGGAATTGAACCAAATGCCAACGCTTTAGAATTAACCGCAGTTGATGCTGCTGCGATCGCCACCGTTACCCGCGAAAACCCCTTAAAATTAATCGTGGATACATCCCTCGCACCAGGGGAAAATGTCTTACCCCTTGCCTATGATGGCGAATTTTATCTACCCTTGGGAGTTGGATATTCCCATTACGGCAAAACCGAAATTAGATTAGAGCAGCTACCCACACCCGAAAATCTGGACAATCCGGACGAACGCAGTCTTAAAAGTGCCTTCAAAATTTACTTCCAAAAAGTCGCCAGCACAACACTGGGATTTGAATTTTCCTATCCGCAATTATCTGTAGCAAAGGTGACAGCAAATGAAAAAGTTAATTACGAAACTAATTTCATTGCAGTTAAACAAGAAGTAGCCAAAGCTGAAAAAATAGTTGTCTTCATTCACGGTATTATCGGTGATACCGCAGGTCTTATACCTGGAATGCACAAGGCAAAGGTGATGTTTGCAGGACAGGAAAAACCCTTAGGCGAAATGTATGATTTAATTCTGGCTTTCGACTACGAGAATCTGAATACATCCATCGAAGACAACGCCCGCTTACTCAAACAACGCCTGGAAGCTGTGGGTTTGGGAGAAGGACACGGTAAAGAATTACACATAGTTGCCCACTCCATGGGGGGGTTAATATCCCGGTGGTTCATAGAACGGGAAGGTGGCAATAAAATTGTCAATCATTTAGTCATGTTAGGGACACCCAATGGGGGTTCACCTTGGTCTACAGTCCAAGATTGGGCGATGATGTTACTAACCCTGGGGTTAAATGGCATATCCACAGTCGCTTTACCCGTGAAGGTGTTAGGTACTTTGTTAGGTTCTCTGGAAACAATTGATATTGCCCTCGACCAAATGAAACCGGGTTCAGAAGTCCTCAAATCCCTTGCCACAAGCCCCGACCCAGGTATTCCCTATACAATCATTGCAGGTAATAACTCGGTGAACTCTGTAGCGGGTGAAACCAAAAAAATACAGCAACTCATGGCGAAATTGCAAAATAAATGCATTGATTTAGTGTTCTTGAGTCAAGTTAATGATATTGCAGTTACGGTGAGCAGTATAACGAGTGTAAATAATCAGCGATCGCCCCAACCACAAATTTACGAAGTCACCTGCAACCATCTCAACTACTTTAGCGATCGCGCAGGATTAACCGCACTGACTAACGCTTTGTTGGCAAGCTCTACCATCAATCAAAGATAG